The genomic window TCCAAAGCATCGTACCAGTAATATCGTTTGAAGAAAGAATTGAACAGTTCACAGCTGATTATGCCGGGGATATAGTTCTCCATCAAAACCCTCGTTTTGGGAACCCAATTCCAGCCAACTTTCTTGTATAGGGGCATTGCTTTCAAGTTACCGCCCCAGGTGTGAAGATCCAGTCGCCTTTTCCCTTCTTCTGCAGCAGTCTCTGTAACCTCTAGGAGCAATGCTTTTCCAAATCCTTGACCTTGGAACGCTGGGTTGACTCCGAGCACACCTACATACGCCGATTCAGGGTCAAGTTCGCCTTCAGCTATGTCACAGTAACCAACGATTTCTTCACCCTCACATGCCACGCAAGCTCTTATTCTCTCTTGTTTCTCATGATGCTCCAAAACCCTATCTGCTGTAAATGGTGTACCATGGGTGAAACCTCCCGGCCAGCTATCAGCATCATCGAAGGAGTTGAAGCATTTGGCAAGGGCAGCAGCATCAGCCTTGCTGCTCTCAAAGTCTCTCACCTTTTTCTTGGTATATTTGTCTCTCATGGGCAGGACTCCTAGAAGAAACTGCTAAATTCGTCGCTTTGGATTGACTAAAGAGGTTTGTGACCCGCGCCATAGCTGAGAGACACCGGGACTCTGACTAAGAACCGAGAACGTTTCTTAACTCAGAAAGACTTTGGGTGTTGATAATCTGATTTTTCTCTAACCATCCTCTCCTCGCGTTTGATAACCCCAACTCCAAGTATCTGAGATGATCAATGCTATGAGCGTCGCTCCCAAGTGAGAATTGAACATCATATTTCCGCGCTTTGAGTATGTCACTATCGCGCAAATCCAATCGAGAAGGGAAGCAGTTTACCTCAAGCTTAGTACCATGTTTTTCAGCCCCCTCGAAAATCCTAGTTAGGTCAATCGCATAAGGATCTCTTTCTTGAACAAGGCGTCCAGTCGGATGCCCTAGGATGTCGACGTGTTCATGCTTCATTGCAGAAAGCACCCTTTCAGTCATTGTATCCTCGTCCTGTTTGAATGAAGAATGCACCGCAGCAACTGTGATATCAAGATCGTTTAGTGTGTCATTTTCCAAATCCAAGCTCCCATCTGGTAGAATATCCACTTCTGCCCCTGACAGGACTTCTATATCGTCAAATCGTTCATTTACCTCTGTGATTTCTTCTTCCCTTTCTTGAAACTCCTCATCCGTCAGACCTTGTGCAATAGGTAGGCTTTGTGTATGGTCACAAATGGCGATATATTCGTGTCCTATTTCTCGCGCCTTCTGAACCATTTCCTCTATGGAGTGGGAACCTTCACTCCAATTGCTATGCACATGTAAATCTCCTCTGATATCCTCCCAATCCACCAGATTCGGCAGATTGTTTTGAGCTGCTGCTTCGATTTCTCCTCTATTTGTTCTAAGCTCCGGCGGGATATACTGGAGATTCAGCTTATCGTAGATGTCCTCTTCAGTAGCCTGAGCTATTACTTCACCTGTATCACGTTCTTCAAGACCATACTCGCTCAGTTTCCAGTTGTGTTCTATCGCCCTCTTCCGCAGTTCCACATTATGTTCCTTGGATCCGGTGAAATACATCAATGCTGCACCGAAGTTCTTCTCGTCGATTACAAGAAGATCAACTTGCAGTCCATTTCCAAGAACGATGGTGCTTTTCCTGTCCCCTTTTGATAAAATTCTATCAACCTCTCCCATTTGAACAAAACTGTCCATTACTTCGTCAGGGTCTTCGGATATGACTAAAATATCTGCATCACCAATAGTGCCTTTTCTCCTTCTAATCGATCCTGCAAGCTCGATTCGTTTCACTACATCTAACTTGCCCAGTTCGTCAACGATTTTCTGTGCAGTTGGGAGCATATATCCCAAGAGGAAGCGTTCTCGGTGGCTTCTGTACATTTGAACGTTTTCTAAGATGTTCTCTTCTGTCTTTTTTCCAAAACCCTCAAGCTCTCTGATTTTTCCTTCTTCAGCCGCTCTCTGTAGGTCATCTATGTTGCATATTTCTAGCTCTCTGTGAAGCTTCACTGCTGTCTTAGGTCCTATGCCTTCGATATCCATTAATTTGCGGAGCTTCCCTGGCATTTCTTGTCGCAGGTTCTCTAGATACTCCAGATGCCCAGTTTCAAGGTATTCCGCTATTTTTGATGCAATACTTTCCCCGACTCCTGGAATATCCTTTAGTTCTCCTCGTTCAGCCACTTGCTCAATATCTTCCGATAGCGTTTCAACCGCACCTGCTGCCCTCCGATAAGCACGTGGTTTCCAATCCACTCCCTTGATTTCCAAATAATCAGCTATTTCATACAACAGGTCTGCGACTTCTGGATTTTTCATATCTACACCTCAATCTGCTTCTTGTAACTGTGCTATAGGCGACCCTGTTCTCACTTGTTTGACATTCTACTACTATACTACATTAACTATCGTTAGAACATGAATAAGGTTTTTGACGTGAAACGAAGAGGCTTTGGAGAGTCTTATTGCTAAAAAAATTGAATGAAACAGAATAGAACTTTTTACCCTCATTTCCAAGTCCCATATTCGCTTTCTCTATTCAAAACGGATGCTAGGTCCACCTTTTTCACATTTTCGTATTATTTGTGACTACTCTCCAATGCACGCATGTAGAACTTATTCCCTTCAAACTCTGTTTCAACAAGTTTCTCTTCATTTATCAATCTATGAACAGTATCCCACTGCTCTCCAGCTTTTGAGAGCAACGAATCCACTCCTTCTTCTCGCATCGGATGCACGGATGTAATATTGAGTATATCCTGTTCAAAATTGCCTGTAAATGCGAATGCATTTCCCTCATAACCAATCAGGTACTCGACGTGGCTCAGCTTTTCACTGAAGATTTGATATACTTCATTTATCGCTGGCTCAGTTGGAGCTTTGGCCCATGGCTCCGCGGGAGGTCTTGTAGGGATTGCAACGTAAGATTCCTCGGGCTTTACCTCTGATAAGAATTCGGCAATCCTTTGAGCTTCATCGGTTTTCTCATTGAGATCGGTGACTAGCATCGTTTCTGTTGCAAGCTCTCCGTCATACACATCTGCAAATGTCTTAATTCCCTCTAGAATATCCTCATGATTCAGCTTCCCGTGTGGCCTATTCACTTTGCGCCACATAGATTCTGAGGCTGCATCAACCTTTAGGGACACCCAGTCCGCATCAAGCAAGTCTTCCCTAACATCTTCACGGGAAATTAGCGATGCATTGGATATCACAGCAATCTTCAATCCTAATCTCTTGGTTGAGTTTATCTCCCTTCCAAGGTTTGCATCAAGGGTTGGTTCGCCATCCGGTACAAAGGTGAGGTAGTCAATACGTTCATCCTTCTCCTGTGCTTTGTTGACTTGATTCTCTACCTTTCTATAGACTTCCTCTGGCGAATAGAACTCCTGACGTTCTGACTGCATATGTATTGTTGGTCCGAGTTGACAATAAACACAGGAGTAGCTACAGATTTTGGGTGGGATATTGTTTATTCCAATACTCTGTCCTAATCTTCGCGAAGGGACTGGCCCATAGGCTTCCATTGAAGGACCACTCATAATTAATTCATCATTATAATATTTGACGAGCTACCACATAACTACTTTGATAGCTCAAAATCCCTATACAGTTCCTGATTGCTTCATGTGGTCAGAGCTTCTGAGTGTGCAAAAGTAGCTGGAAGCCCCCCAGTATGCCAGAAGAGAATTGATTCATTCTTCTCTAGCTCATCAATCATGGCCATTCTCATCAGTGCCAGTCCAGCCTTGGCAGTATATACAGGGTCGAGAATAACTCCATCCATCTTGGCGAATGTCCCAATCGTGCTTCGTACCCCGCTGGTTATTACACCATATCCCTCGTCGAGGAAAGTATCATCTATTTGAATCGCTCTTCTGGTTTCAGGAATTGTATCTGGGTATTTCTTGTGCATTTGATCAAGAAGTGTTGAGATGCGAGAGTGGCAGTCTTCCGTATTAAAAAGCACACTAACACCGACAATATCAATGTCCATTTCAGCTACTTCAGCTCCAGCTAACATACCTGCTAGAGTTCCGCCAGTTCCTACAGGTATGATGATTTTATCGATATTCAGTTTTTTATCGATCATCTGTTCTCTTAGTTCTAGCATTGCTTGAACATAGCCAAGACATCCCGTTGCAGTAGCAGCACCGGCTGGAATAGCATAGGGGCTTAGGCCTAATTCGCATAATGTATCGACAACGTCATCGAGTCGCTCATGCAGTTCCTCAAATCCTACATCTTCATAATACTTGATTTCTGCCCCGAGCAAACCGTCTAGCATATGATTGCCTTTAGAGGATTCGGGCTCATTGCCTCCAAGTAATAATACACACCGGAGTCCCAAGTTAGCCGCAAAGGCCGCCGTTTGTCTACAATGATTGCTTTGTAGTGCACCAACTGTAACAAGCGTGTCAGCACCCTGTTCAATTGCTTTTCCAACAACGAATTCAAGTTTCCGTGTCTTGTTGCCCCCCGCACCTATTCCGGTAAGATCATCTCGCTTGATGTAGAGGTTATTGATTTCCAATGAACTCGCTAGGTTACGGAGTTCGTGGATTGGTGTTGGAAGAAAGGCTCGACGTACACGCGGTATGTGAGATAGCTGTGACATACTTGACAACTGCTCCTGCAGAGTGATGCTTATTCGTTGTTTGGCGAATAGATGGTGAAGGACTGTTCGGGCAGGAAATCAAACTCTTCTTGAAGTTGGTAGCCTGCGCCTTTCATATCTTGCACTATCTGCTTTTTCTCAACGTAGTGCCCGAAGATTCTTCTAAAGATTCCCCCTGCTTTTCTATATTCAAGAATTGCGACCCGTCCGTTAGGCTTCAGAAAGTGCTTGAGACTGGTGAAGTATCCAACTGGATTCTCTAGGTGGTGATATGCGTTTCTTGTGAAAACAAGATCAAGACCTTTTCTGGGCAAATCAATCTCTGATGGGGTTACAAGAACGGTTTCAACGTTCGCTAACCCCTCTTTCTCGGATGTTTCTTTCACATAATCTAACATATCCGCATCTGTATCCACTGCGTATACGGTACCTTGTGAAGCCACCCTTTTGGCAAAGCGCATTGTGAAATAGCCGCCACCGGATCCGATATCAGCAACACAATCCCCTTCCTTAAGGCCTAGCGATTCAACAACTTGTTCAGGCTGATTTTCAGGCTTCGAAGCTTTTCTGTTGAACATCTTGGCTCTGAGATTCAAATCCAATTCGACCACGAATATGCAACGAGAATGACTAGTGCATAAGTCTTCCGAGATTTCTCCAACATTTGCACTATCATACACTTGAGTACTCAACCATGAATCCGCTAGAAATGGGTTGAAATCGTAATACTCTACAATGAGGCACCGCAGTTCCTGCATTTGCTAAGCCCGTGTCGGTTCTTATGACCACAGTGTGGACAAATTACGAGGTATGCTACGCCAACTTCAGGTTCTTGTGAGTTTTCCTGCGAGGAATTGGTTGCCTCTTCCGCTTGAAAATCGGACTCATTCGGAGACGAGAAGATTGGTTCAGATGAATTGTTAACATTGCTCTTGGTCACTGGTGATGATTCGATCCAAAGGTAGGCATCATCCTGTGTTACATCAAGTCGACGCCCTTCTACCTTGCAAAGGGTGGCAAGCATATCATAGTAGCAATATTCGATGCCCCACGGTTTGAGCCTATCATCAGGTCCCCTGCTGTCCACCTCGAGGACTCTGAATACCGTATCATTGTCTTGGAGATAGGTCAATATCGGTCCAAGGGCCATGTCAATATATTCACGAACTTCTCCAATTGTGTGGTTATGTTTTGACCGTTTGGTGATTATGAAGCCAAGATATTCAAGATCATCTCCAC from Candidatus Lokiarchaeota archaeon includes these protein-coding regions:
- a CDS encoding pyridoxal-phosphate dependent enzyme; its protein translation is MSQLSHIPRVRRAFLPTPIHELRNLASSLEINNLYIKRDDLTGIGAGGNKTRKLEFVVGKAIEQGADTLVTVGALQSNHCRQTAAFAANLGLRCVLLLGGNEPESSKGNHMLDGLLGAEIKYYEDVGFEELHERLDDVVDTLCELGLSPYAIPAGAATATGCLGYVQAMLELREQMIDKKLNIDKIIIPVGTGGTLAGMLAGAEVAEMDIDIVGVSVLFNTEDCHSRISTLLDQMHKKYPDTIPETRRAIQIDDTFLDEGYGVITSGVRSTIGTFAKMDGVILDPVYTAKAGLALMRMAMIDELEKNESILFWHTGGLPATFAHSEALTT
- the polX gene encoding DNA polymerase/3'-5' exonuclease PolX — its product is MKNPEVADLLYEIADYLEIKGVDWKPRAYRRAAGAVETLSEDIEQVAERGELKDIPGVGESIASKIAEYLETGHLEYLENLRQEMPGKLRKLMDIEGIGPKTAVKLHRELEICNIDDLQRAAEEGKIRELEGFGKKTEENILENVQMYRSHRERFLLGYMLPTAQKIVDELGKLDVVKRIELAGSIRRRKGTIGDADILVISEDPDEVMDSFVQMGEVDRILSKGDRKSTIVLGNGLQVDLLVIDEKNFGAALMYFTGSKEHNVELRKRAIEHNWKLSEYGLEERDTGEVIAQATEEDIYDKLNLQYIPPELRTNRGEIEAAAQNNLPNLVDWEDIRGDLHVHSNWSEGSHSIEEMVQKAREIGHEYIAICDHTQSLPIAQGLTDEEFQEREEEITEVNERFDDIEVLSGAEVDILPDGSLDLENDTLNDLDITVAAVHSSFKQDEDTMTERVLSAMKHEHVDILGHPTGRLVQERDPYAIDLTRIFEGAEKHGTKLEVNCFPSRLDLRDSDILKARKYDVQFSLGSDAHSIDHLRYLELGLSNARRGWLEKNQIINTQSLSELRNVLGS
- a CDS encoding radical SAM protein, coding for MEAYGPVPSRRLGQSIGINNIPPKICSYSCVYCQLGPTIHMQSERQEFYSPEEVYRKVENQVNKAQEKDERIDYLTFVPDGEPTLDANLGREINSTKRLGLKIAVISNASLISREDVREDLLDADWVSLKVDAASESMWRKVNRPHGKLNHEDILEGIKTFADVYDGELATETMLVTDLNEKTDEAQRIAEFLSEVKPEESYVAIPTRPPAEPWAKAPTEPAINEVYQIFSEKLSHVEYLIGYEGNAFAFTGNFEQDILNITSVHPMREEGVDSLLSKAGEQWDTVHRLINEEKLVETEFEGNKFYMRALESSHK
- a CDS encoding methyltransferase domain-containing protein, with translation MQELRCLIVEYYDFNPFLADSWLSTQVYDSANVGEISEDLCTSHSRCIFVVELDLNLRAKMFNRKASKPENQPEQVVESLGLKEGDCVADIGSGGGYFTMRFAKRVASQGTVYAVDTDADMLDYVKETSEKEGLANVETVLVTPSEIDLPRKGLDLVFTRNAYHHLENPVGYFTSLKHFLKPNGRVAILEYRKAGGIFRRIFGHYVEKKQIVQDMKGAGYQLQEEFDFLPEQSFTIYSPNNE
- a CDS encoding GNAT family N-acetyltransferase, which gives rise to MRDKYTKKKVRDFESSKADAAALAKCFNSFDDADSWPGGFTHGTPFTADRVLEHHEKQERIRACVACEGEEIVGYCDIAEGELDPESAYVGVLGVNPAFQGQGFGKALLLEVTETAAEEGKRRLDLHTWGGNLKAMPLYKKVGWNWVPKTRVLMENYIPGIISCELFNSFFKRYYWYDALERELTQDPNDTKENGIGIYRYLFSGENGDELEVVIDREAKGICGFSLILDGKTISAMLKPERHEGYIGFGATEFTL